Proteins from a genomic interval of Balaenoptera acutorostrata chromosome 21, mBalAcu1.1, whole genome shotgun sequence:
- the LOC130706130 gene encoding uncharacterized LOC128092250 homolog, which yields MLLLLSLLPLLPPPLLPPPPPPPVLLLLLLLLHDSCFLHLSRPQFQMLEVRNMPFSLGYWFT from the coding sequence ATGCTGTTGCTACTgtcactgctgcctctcctgccgccgccgctgctgccgccgccgccgccgccgccggtcctgcttttgcttttacttctCCTGCATGACAGTTGTTTTCTCCATCTGAGCAGACCCCAGTTTCAGATGCTCGAGGTGAGAAACATGCCTTTCAGTTTGGGCTACTGGTTTACTTAA